A window of Fragaria vesca subsp. vesca linkage group LG7, FraVesHawaii_1.0, whole genome shotgun sequence contains these coding sequences:
- the LOC101306865 gene encoding uncharacterized protein LOC101306865 — translation MKNGGQAHQHVQHFSHQHPLKLSNNPSHVASSCAGCKLICAGSTGSIYTCTTGCSFFLHTSCAQMPQQITHPFDQSHVLPLLPIPTYPGGLFKCNACWKDGSGFSYHCGPCNIDLHMDCASMPLALPPHQQFHHPHQLNLTFSMRPGSPNDFTCDICNKLGHTEWLYWCVPCDFTAHLACARSKPRPYIPVMPNYAPPPTYARQSTVLGRNNGFTNSSSGQVNGLAHTVIQSFLGGVGGGGGGSGSSGFDFGNGGIGGSGDLSNSLNFFG, via the coding sequence ATGAAGAATGGTGGTCAAGCTCATCAACATGTTCAACATTTCAGCCACCAACACCCTTTGAAGCTTTCGAACAACCCAAGCCATGTTGCGAGCTCATGTGCAGGTTGCAAGCTCATCTGTGCCGGCTCGACTGGATCAATCTACACTTGCACTACTGGTTGCAGTTTCTTCCTCCACACGTCATGCGCGCAAATGCCACAGCAAATCACACACCCATTTGATCAAAGCCATGTCCTCCCTCTGCTCCCGATCCCTACATACCCTGGAGGCCTCTTTAAATGTAATGCTTGTTGGAAAGATGGCAGCGGGTTTTCCTACCACTGCGGACCTTGTAACATAGACCTTCATATGGACTGTGCTTCGATGCCGCTGGCTCTTCCTCCCCATCAGCAATTCCACCACCCTCACCAACTCAATCTCACATTCTCAATGCGACCTGGTTCTCCCAACGATTTCACCTGTGATATTTGCAACAAGCTTGGGCACACAGAGTGGCTCTACTGGTGCGTGCCTTGTGATTTCACTGCTCATTTGGCCTGTGCAAGGTCAAAACCAAGACCCTATATACCTGTCATGCCAAACTATGCACCACCACCAACTTATGCCAGGCAATCTACTGTCCTTGGTAGAAATAATGGTTTTACCAACAGTAGTTCTGGTCAGGTAAATGGCTTAGCCCATACAGTCATCCAATCTTTTCTCGGTGGAGTAGGTGGTGGGGGCGGTGGCAGCGGCTCATCTGGTTTCGACTTTGGTAACGGTGGAATTGGTGGATCAGGAGATCTTAGTAACAGTCTTAACTTCTTTGGATAA